A window of Gouania willdenowi chromosome 12, fGouWil2.1, whole genome shotgun sequence contains these coding sequences:
- the slc25a46 gene encoding mitochondrial outer membrane protein SLC25A46 has protein sequence MASRRPDSFDGLGYRGRDDPLYGTGYSGRSSGAASDLQHHHWVTTPPDIPGSRNLHHGERTPMYDDPPSEAGAAGSTAGFDTSKPGVPPTEQLNRFAGFGIGLVSLFTENVLAHPCIVFRRQCQVNYHGRCYHLTPFSAVAVMYAISKAQGVRALWKGMGSTFIVHGVTLGAEGIISEFTPLPRELPHRWTWKQLAGHLVLKGLTAMVALPFYCASLIETVQSDIVRDESSSGLLDCVREGMARLLGVGAPHSRRLLPLGCLLLPAALHAILRYAISAAVQRVALWAHQRSRKRGAEPCDQLEAYFPELAAAWAGSLVADVLLFPLETSLHRLALQGTRTIIDATDGVVAVGNGGSPLVLPVNTQYDGVQDCLHAIRRKEGRAGFYRGFGALVTQYALHGVLLAAARTLLRLLLLDAKSS, from the exons ATGGCCTCCAGGCGGCCAGACAGCTTCGACGGGCTCGGGTACCGCGGCCGTGACGACCCGCTGTACGGAACCGGGTATTCTGGCCGGAGCTCTGGTGCTGCATCTGATCTACAGCACCACCACTGGGTTACCACGCCACCGGACATCCCCGGAAGCCGGAACCTGCACCACGGAGAGCGGACTCCGATGTACGACGACCCGCCGAGTGAGGCCGGAGCAGCTGGATCCACAGCCGGCTTTGACACCTCGAAGCCCGGCGTGCCTCCCACCG AGCAGCTGAACCGTTTTGCAGGCTTTGGGATCGGACTCGTCAG tCTCTTCACAGAAAACGTCCTCGCCCACCCATGTATCGTCTTCCGCAGACAGTGTCAG gtgAACTACCACGGCCGCTGTTACCACCTGACCCCGTTCAGCGCCGTCGCCGTCATGTACGCCATCTCTAAGGCACAG GGTGTGCGTGCTCTGTGGAAGGGCATGGGCAGCACCTTCATCGTTCACGGCGTCACACTCGGAGCCGAGGGCATCATCAGCGAGTTCACGCCGTTGCCACG ggaACTTCCTCACAGGTGGACCTGGAAGCAGCTCGCGGGTCATCTGGTGCTCAAAGG GTTGACAGCAATGGTCGCTCTCCCCTTTTATTGCGCCAGCCTCATCGAGACCGTCCAG AGTGACATCGTGAGGGACGAATCATCGTCCGGCCTCCTGGACTGTGTCCGTGAAGGCATGGCCCGCCTGCTGGGCGTGGGCGCTCCCCACAGCCGCCGCCTGCTGCCCCTCGGCTGCCTGCTGCTTCCTGCTGCGCTGCACGCCATCCTGCGCTACGCCATTTCCGCCGCAGTCCAGAGGGTGGCGCTGTGGGCGCACCAGCGGAGCCGCAAACGCGGCGCCGAACCATGCGACCAGCTGGAGGCCTACTTCCCTGAGCTGGCGGCGGCATGGGCGGGGTCTCTGGTGGCCGACGTGCTGCTGTTCCCTCTGGAGACGTCGCTGCACCGCCTGGCGCTCCAGGGAACGCGCACCATCATCGACGCTACCGACGGAGTGGTCGCCGTGGGAAACGGCGGCAGCCCGCTGGTCCTCCCCGTCAACACACAGTACGATGGCGTTCAGGACTGCCTGCACGCCATACGCCGCAAAGAGGGCAGGGCCGGATTCTACCGGGGCTTCGGCGCGCTGGTGACGCAGTACGCCCTGCACGGCGTGCTGCTCGCCGCCGCCCGGACACTGCTcagactgctgctgctggacgCCAAGAGTAGCTAG